From Halotia branconii CENA392, the proteins below share one genomic window:
- the trpC gene encoding indole-3-glycerol phosphate synthase TrpC has product MQIRRRSPNPAINVSILCYQTALPNAAPNNILEEIVWHKEIEVDQMREKRPLRELQKQALTAPPTRDFIAALRQGKTNPALIAEVKKASPSKGVLRADFDPVAIALSYQQGGASCLSVLTDVKFFQGGFDNLAKVRATVDLPLLCKDFIIYPYQMYLARIQGADAVLLIAAILSDQDLQYFIKIANALKMAALIEVHDLVELDRVLALDGVSLVGINNRNLEDFSVDLQATCQLLAARNTQLQQRNILVVSESGLHSRDDLNVVEKAGASAVLIGESLVKQPNPELAIANLFSKSSSPTTSSH; this is encoded by the coding sequence ATGCAAATCCGTCGCCGTTCACCAAATCCAGCGATTAATGTTTCTATTTTGTGTTATCAGACTGCTTTACCCAATGCAGCACCAAATAATATTTTAGAAGAGATAGTTTGGCACAAAGAAATAGAAGTTGACCAAATGCGGGAAAAGCGACCTTTGCGGGAATTGCAGAAACAAGCACTTACCGCACCGCCAACTCGTGATTTTATCGCCGCTTTACGGCAAGGCAAAACAAATCCAGCATTAATTGCAGAAGTAAAAAAAGCTTCTCCTAGTAAAGGAGTTTTACGAGCAGATTTTGACCCAGTAGCGATCGCTTTATCCTATCAACAAGGTGGTGCTAGTTGTCTTTCTGTGTTGACAGATGTCAAGTTTTTTCAAGGTGGATTTGATAATTTAGCAAAGGTTCGTGCCACCGTAGATTTACCCTTACTATGTAAGGATTTTATCATTTATCCTTATCAAATGTACTTGGCTCGGATTCAAGGTGCAGATGCCGTTTTATTGATTGCGGCTATTCTTAGCGATCAAGATCTGCAATACTTTATCAAAATTGCTAATGCCCTCAAGATGGCAGCTTTGATTGAAGTTCACGATTTAGTAGAACTTGACCGTGTACTAGCTTTAGATGGTGTATCTTTAGTAGGAATTAATAATCGCAATTTAGAAGATTTCTCTGTTGACTTGCAAGCTACTTGCCAGCTGTTAGCAGCCAGAAATACTCAACTACAGCAACGAAATATTTTAGTTGTGAGTGAATCGGGACTACATAGCCGAGATGATTTAAATGTAGTAGAAAAAGCAGGTGCATCCGCAGTTTTAATTGGAGAATCTTTAGTTAAACAACCAAATCCAGAGCTGGCGATCGCTAATCTCTTCTCTAAATCTTCATCTCCAACTACCTCAAGCCACTAA
- the nblR gene encoding response regulator transcription factor NblR produces MTLAHSPCVLVIETDDSLANQLSFDLQEAGYDAILAHDAASGLQHCRDRQPALIVLDRMLAGESGLSLCKNLRSTGMRSPVLILMARDTIDDRVACLEAGADDYILKPYRPEDFLKLIRLYLKPDIETTEQLRFGELILDLATRRAIHNGRPIDLTMKEFELLKFLMEHPREVLTREQILENVWGYDFMGESNVIEVYIRYLRLKIEEEGQKRLIQTVRGVGYVLRES; encoded by the coding sequence ATGACACTTGCTCACAGTCCTTGTGTTTTAGTGATTGAAACCGATGATAGCTTGGCAAATCAGCTGTCTTTTGATTTGCAAGAGGCTGGTTATGATGCGATTTTGGCTCATGATGCAGCCAGCGGTTTACAACACTGTCGCGATCGCCAACCTGCTTTAATTGTTTTAGACCGAATGCTTGCAGGTGAATCAGGACTTTCATTGTGCAAAAATCTCAGAAGTACTGGTATGCGATCGCCTGTGCTAATTTTAATGGCCAGAGATACAATTGATGATCGTGTGGCTTGTCTAGAAGCTGGGGCTGATGATTACATCCTCAAGCCATACCGTCCCGAAGACTTTTTAAAGTTGATTCGTCTTTATTTAAAACCTGATATCGAGACAACCGAACAGTTACGTTTTGGAGAACTAATTTTAGATCTAGCAACTCGCCGCGCCATACATAACGGTAGGCCGATTGACTTAACAATGAAAGAATTTGAACTATTAAAGTTTTTAATGGAACATCCCCGTGAAGTCTTAACCCGCGAACAAATTTTAGAGAATGTCTGGGGTTACGATTTTATGGGTGAGTCGAATGTGATTGAAGTGTATATTCGCTACTTACGTCTGAAAATCGAAGAAGAAGGACAAAAGCGTCTGATTCAAACGGTTCGAGGTGTAGGGTACGTTTTAAGAGAATCTTAA
- a CDS encoding DUF5340 domain-containing protein — protein sequence MEQIPLPSPVHYELILQLLERQTMSAVNQNPDLRRQVNQLIITLRKAAVQQKQLEEICQFSSVMVDHRWSINHHNANQVATPD from the coding sequence ATGGAGCAAATCCCTTTACCTTCACCTGTCCACTACGAACTTATACTGCAACTTTTAGAAAGACAAACTATGTCCGCTGTCAATCAAAATCCTGATTTGCGACGACAAGTCAACCAGCTAATTATTACCCTCCGAAAAGCGGCAGTCCAACAAAAGCAACTAGAAGAAATTTGTCAATTTTCTTCTGTAATGGTAGACCATCGTTGGTCAATCAACCACCATAATGCTAATCAAGTTGCTACTCCTGATTGA
- a CDS encoding alkaline phosphatase PhoX: MNLSRREFFTLAGASATGAVFLSPLQAFYAKPAIAAGPYGNLVTDPNGVLDLPAGFTYRRLSETGQTMSDGYKVPGGHDGMGAFAGSNGNTILIRNHELAPSASNGVGAPSSNKYNTNARGGCTKLVVNSSRNLVSHRGVLAGTIRNCAGGPTPSGSWLTCEETFETNNNKKHGYVFEVPSSANTFVTPVPLTAMGRFNHEAAAVDPNTGYIYMTEDRSNGLFYRFVPNQSNNLSAGGLLYALKITGMSGVNTATGFPKNTPKAVEWVRINNPDPSSDTVRTEGYNKGAARFSGGEGIFYGSGYVYFTCKSGSSSGNGQIWRYSPTNNTVELYIEPNNSGVLDNPDNLVVFPNRDIFLCEDGDGTDCILGITPSGSLYKFAKNALNTSEFAGVCFSPDGQTMFVNMQSPGITFAIWGPW; this comes from the coding sequence TTGAATCTATCGAGACGTGAGTTTTTTACCCTGGCAGGGGCATCGGCTACAGGTGCTGTCTTTCTATCTCCCTTGCAAGCATTCTATGCTAAACCCGCGATCGCTGCCGGCCCCTACGGCAATTTAGTGACCGACCCCAACGGAGTATTAGATTTGCCAGCTGGATTCACCTACCGCAGACTGTCCGAAACAGGTCAAACAATGAGTGATGGTTACAAAGTACCCGGTGGTCATGATGGTATGGGTGCTTTTGCCGGATCTAATGGCAATACGATTCTAATTCGCAATCACGAACTTGCTCCTTCTGCTAGCAATGGTGTGGGCGCTCCCAGTAGCAACAAGTACAACACAAATGCGAGAGGCGGTTGTACTAAATTGGTTGTTAATTCTTCCCGCAACTTGGTAAGCCATAGAGGAGTCCTAGCAGGAACCATTCGCAATTGTGCTGGTGGCCCTACGCCTTCAGGATCATGGTTAACCTGCGAAGAAACCTTTGAAACCAATAACAACAAGAAGCACGGTTATGTGTTTGAGGTTCCCAGTAGCGCCAATACTTTCGTTACCCCCGTTCCACTAACCGCTATGGGGCGTTTTAATCACGAGGCGGCCGCTGTAGACCCTAACACAGGGTATATCTACATGACAGAAGACCGGAGTAATGGATTGTTCTACCGTTTCGTCCCTAACCAAAGCAACAACCTGAGTGCTGGCGGTTTGCTATACGCCTTAAAGATTACAGGTATGTCTGGAGTCAACACAGCTACAGGTTTCCCCAAAAATACGCCTAAGGCGGTGGAATGGGTACGGATTAACAATCCTGACCCCTCTTCTGATACCGTCAGAACAGAAGGTTATAACAAAGGGGCTGCTAGGTTTTCAGGTGGGGAAGGCATCTTTTATGGTAGTGGTTATGTCTACTTCACTTGCAAGAGTGGGAGTAGTTCTGGCAACGGGCAGATCTGGCGTTATTCGCCCACTAACAATACTGTTGAACTTTATATTGAACCTAACAATTCTGGCGTGCTAGACAATCCAGACAATCTTGTGGTTTTCCCCAACCGTGACATTTTCCTCTGTGAAGATGGGGATGGAACGGATTGCATTTTAGGTATCACTCCTAGTGGCAGTCTTTACAAATTTGCTAAGAATGCCCTCAATACATCAGAGTTCGCTGGGGTCTGCTTCTCCCCCGATGGTCAAACGATGTTTGTCAACATGCAGAGTCCAGGAATAACCTTTGCTATCTGGGGTCCCTGGTAA
- a CDS encoding AbrB/MazE/SpoVT family DNA-binding domain-containing protein: MPVTTVTKTGQITLPEEIRQHLKLVSGSQVEFVIDEDGQVKIFPLNVAVETLSGILHRPGIPPTSFEDMETAISEGANDWT; this comes from the coding sequence ATGCCAGTTACAACAGTCACAAAGACCGGACAAATTACTCTACCTGAAGAAATTCGGCAGCATCTTAAGTTAGTGAGCGGTAGCCAAGTTGAGTTTGTGATTGACGAGGACGGTCAAGTCAAAATCTTCCCTCTCAACGTTGCCGTAGAAACCCTATCTGGTATTCTCCATCGACCAGGCATCCCACCAACCTCCTTTGAGGATATGGAAACAGCCATCTCTGAAGGTGCGAATGATTGGACTTGA
- a CDS encoding DUF655 domain-containing protein, which produces MQLFFKRRDILICFLVLAIAACQRVQSYNKRLAPLPQDSFVKVYFNHSQSSEYKESYRQQTRLGDDLEKQIVDAISQAKSTVDVAVQELRLPKIAQALADRQQAGIKVRVILENTYSRPWSSWTPEEVKKLAPREQERYREFQQFVDVNKDNQLSPEEIKNRDALIILQNGKIPQIDDRADGSAGSSLMHHKFVIVDNRIVIITSANFTMSDVFGDFTNSSSLGNANNLLQIDSPELASLFTEEFNIMWGDGPAGKLDSRFGVKKPLRLPKTITLNQTKITVQFSPTSPTQTWSNSSNGLIGKTLDSANKSIDMALFVFSEQRLANILEKRHQQSVSIRALIDPQFAYRPYSEALDLMGVALSNKCKYEVDNHPWKKPITTVGVPTLAKGDLLHHKFAVIDSKKVITGSHNWSDAANNGNDETLIIVESPTVAAHYIREFARLYTKAKPGLPLAIQQKIKTQEKECAQIQVPSSIENFKKVNINIANREELATLPGVGKKLAQRIIIARQQQKFSSLQDLKRVPGVSNKMLEKWNDLVTW; this is translated from the coding sequence GTGCAACTTTTTTTTAAGCGAAGAGATATTCTAATCTGTTTTTTGGTACTTGCGATCGCGGCTTGTCAACGAGTGCAGTCTTACAATAAGCGTCTCGCACCACTACCGCAAGACTCATTTGTTAAAGTTTACTTTAATCATTCCCAGTCTTCAGAATACAAAGAATCTTACCGTCAGCAAACCCGTCTTGGGGATGACTTAGAAAAACAAATTGTTGATGCCATTTCTCAAGCTAAATCCACAGTTGATGTTGCAGTCCAAGAGTTACGTTTACCCAAAATTGCTCAAGCACTCGCAGACAGACAACAAGCAGGAATTAAAGTCAGAGTCATTTTGGAAAATACCTACAGCCGCCCTTGGAGTAGCTGGACACCTGAGGAAGTCAAAAAACTAGCACCAAGGGAACAAGAACGCTATCGTGAATTTCAGCAATTCGTAGACGTTAACAAAGATAATCAACTCAGCCCAGAAGAAATCAAAAATAGAGATGCACTGATTATTTTACAAAACGGCAAAATTCCTCAGATTGATGATCGAGCCGATGGTTCAGCAGGTAGTAGCTTGATGCATCACAAATTTGTGATTGTAGATAATCGCATTGTCATTATAACTTCAGCTAATTTTACGATGAGTGATGTTTTTGGAGATTTTACAAATTCTAGTAGTTTAGGAAATGCCAATAATTTATTGCAGATTGATAGCCCAGAATTGGCTTCCTTATTTACAGAAGAATTTAACATTATGTGGGGCGATGGGCCAGCAGGCAAATTAGATAGTAGATTTGGTGTTAAAAAACCACTGCGTTTACCAAAAACTATCACACTAAATCAAACCAAAATTACCGTACAGTTTTCACCTACTTCCCCGACTCAAACTTGGAGTAATAGCAGTAATGGTTTAATTGGCAAAACTTTAGATTCAGCTAACAAATCTATCGATATGGCATTGTTTGTTTTTTCTGAACAGCGCCTTGCCAATATCTTAGAAAAACGTCATCAACAAAGTGTATCAATTCGCGCTTTAATTGATCCACAGTTCGCCTATCGTCCTTATAGCGAAGCTTTAGATCTGATGGGGGTTGCTCTAAGTAATAAATGTAAATATGAAGTTGATAATCATCCTTGGAAAAAACCGATTACTACTGTAGGTGTGCCTACTTTAGCTAAAGGTGATTTATTACATCATAAGTTTGCTGTGATCGATAGCAAAAAAGTCATTACAGGCTCTCACAATTGGTCAGATGCTGCCAATAACGGTAACGATGAAACATTGATAATAGTGGAAAGTCCGACCGTTGCTGCTCATTATATACGTGAATTTGCCCGTCTCTATACAAAAGCTAAACCTGGCTTACCACTAGCAATACAACAGAAAATCAAAACTCAAGAAAAAGAGTGCGCCCAGATTCAAGTTCCTTCGTCAATTGAAAATTTTAAAAAAGTCAATATTAATATAGCAAACCGAGAAGAATTAGCAACTCTTCCTGGTGTAGGCAAAAAGTTAGCACAGCGAATAATTATTGCTCGTCAACAGCAAAAATTTTCATCTTTGCAAGACTTAAAAAGAGTGCCGGGAGTTAGTAACAAAATGTTGGAAAAATGGAATGACTTAGTGACTTGGTAA
- a CDS encoding PIN domain-containing protein, producing the protein MIGLDTNVLVRYLTKDNEQQWQQAVMVIQKNQPCFITNIVLCEMVWVLRGVIPCPVKDFSLRPQGAGSREQREKEFSGFCTDAGFITNKPDMI; encoded by the coding sequence ATGATTGGACTTGATACCAATGTCTTGGTTCGATACCTCACTAAAGATAATGAGCAGCAATGGCAACAAGCTGTTATGGTAATTCAAAAGAATCAGCCTTGCTTTATCACCAATATCGTTTTGTGTGAAATGGTTTGGGTGCTTAGAGGAGTAATACCATGTCCGGTTAAAGACTTCTCATTAAGACCGCAGGGGGCAGGGAGCAGGGAGCAGAGGGAGAAAGAGTTTTCAGGTTTTTGCACAGACGCGGGATTCATAACTAATAAGCCGGACATGATATAA
- a CDS encoding DUF2949 domain-containing protein — MTVHTRQGGELNVSPSTYSRLIHFLQEDLSISAASLAVAMRHREQDPGPLPMILWQYGLITLEQLEQIYDWLETA; from the coding sequence ATGACAGTACACACTAGGCAAGGAGGTGAGTTAAACGTGTCACCATCAACTTATTCTCGACTAATACATTTTTTACAGGAAGATTTATCAATTTCCGCTGCGTCGCTTGCAGTTGCAATGCGACATCGCGAGCAAGATCCTGGTCCTTTACCAATGATTCTTTGGCAGTATGGATTGATTACTTTAGAGCAGTTAGAACAAATTTACGATTGGCTAGAGACAGCTTAG
- the lpdA gene encoding dihydrolipoyl dehydrogenase, which translates to MSHGFDYDLVIIGAGVGGHGAALHAVSCGLKTAIIEAADMGGTCVNRGCIPSKALLAASGRVRELRNAHHLKSLGIQVSNVEFDRQAIADHAGNLVAKLQGDLTNSLKRLGVDIIRGWGKVAGTQKVTVTGDGSEKTITAQDIILAPGSVPFVPPGIEVDGKTVFTSDQGVKLASLPEWVAIIGSGYIGLEFSDVYSALGCEITMIEALDQLMPGFDRDIAKLAERVLITPRDIETKVGIYAKKVIPGSPVVIELADFKTKEDVDVIEVDACLVATGRIPATKNLGLESVGVEPDRRNFIPVDDRMAVLSAGEVVPHLWAIGDANGKMMLAHAASAQGIVAVENIVGRSRVVDYRSIPAAAFTHPEVSYVGMTETAAKELGQAEGFEVAVSKSYFKGNSKALAENESDGIAKVVYRKDTGEVLGVHIFGMHAADLIHEASAAIANRQSVNSLAHLVHAHPTLSEVLDEAYKRAVA; encoded by the coding sequence GTGAGTCATGGATTTGATTACGATTTAGTGATTATAGGCGCTGGCGTAGGCGGACATGGCGCAGCCCTACACGCCGTCAGCTGCGGTCTGAAGACAGCGATTATCGAAGCAGCGGACATGGGAGGAACCTGTGTCAACCGAGGCTGCATTCCATCTAAGGCTTTACTAGCAGCATCTGGACGTGTGCGGGAATTGCGTAACGCCCACCACCTCAAGTCGCTGGGCATTCAAGTCAGCAATGTGGAGTTTGATCGCCAAGCGATCGCTGATCATGCGGGCAATCTAGTAGCGAAACTCCAAGGTGACTTAACCAATAGCCTCAAACGTCTGGGAGTCGATATTATCAGGGGTTGGGGAAAAGTTGCTGGGACGCAAAAAGTCACTGTAACCGGGGATGGGAGTGAAAAAACCATTACAGCCCAAGATATTATCCTAGCTCCTGGTTCTGTACCTTTTGTACCTCCAGGCATTGAAGTAGATGGAAAAACTGTCTTTACTAGCGACCAAGGCGTTAAATTAGCATCTCTCCCAGAATGGGTAGCGATTATTGGTAGTGGTTACATCGGCTTGGAATTTTCTGATGTTTACTCGGCTTTGGGCTGTGAAATCACGATGATTGAAGCCCTAGATCAGTTAATGCCAGGATTTGACCGTGATATTGCCAAACTTGCAGAACGGGTGTTGATTACTCCCCGCGATATTGAAACCAAAGTAGGGATTTACGCCAAAAAAGTCATCCCAGGTTCACCTGTGGTGATTGAATTGGCAGATTTCAAAACCAAGGAAGATGTTGATGTCATCGAAGTGGATGCTTGCTTAGTGGCTACAGGACGCATCCCCGCAACCAAAAATCTCGGTTTAGAATCTGTGGGTGTAGAACCAGACCGACGAAACTTTATCCCTGTTGACGATCGCATGGCAGTGTTGTCAGCAGGTGAAGTCGTACCTCATTTATGGGCAATTGGCGACGCAAACGGCAAAATGATGTTGGCTCATGCCGCTTCTGCTCAAGGCATTGTCGCCGTAGAAAATATCGTCGGGCGATCGCGTGTGGTAGACTATCGCAGCATTCCCGCCGCCGCATTTACCCACCCAGAAGTTAGCTATGTCGGGATGACGGAAACAGCCGCCAAGGAATTAGGACAAGCCGAGGGCTTTGAAGTGGCAGTTAGCAAAAGTTACTTCAAAGGTAATTCCAAAGCATTGGCAGAAAATGAATCCGATGGTATAGCCAAGGTTGTATATCGCAAAGACACTGGTGAAGTCTTGGGTGTGCATATTTTTGGAATGCACGCCGCCGATTTAATTCACGAAGCATCCGCAGCGATCGCCAACCGTCAATCTGTTAATAGCCTCGCTCATTTGGTTCACGCCCATCCCACCCTTTCGGAAGTGCTGGACGAAGCCTATAAGCGAGCGGTCGCCTAG
- a CDS encoding pyridoxal-phosphate-dependent aminotransferase family protein — protein MDNKLMLMIPGPTPVPEAALLALAKHPIGHRTSEFSNILAEVTENLKWLHQTQSDVLMLNVSGTGAAEAGIINFLSSGDRILVGSNGKFGERWVEVGQAYGLNVEAITAEWGKPLDPALFAAKLQADTEKQIKAVIITHSETSTGVLNDLETINRHVKEHGEALIIVDAVTSLGAFNLPVDTWGLDIVASGSQKGYMIPPGLGFVSVSPKAWEAYKTAKLPKYYLDLGKYRKSTAKNTTPFTPPVNLIMALHATLRMMREEGLESIFARHERLKNATRAAVKGLNLPLLGADSCASPAITAVAPQGVEADKIRSLMKKRFDIALAGGQDHLANKIFRIGHLGFVSDRDILSCIASLEVALSELGYENFTPGAGVAAATRVFSQS, from the coding sequence ATGGATAATAAGCTGATGCTGATGATTCCTGGCCCTACGCCAGTACCAGAAGCAGCCTTACTGGCTTTAGCCAAGCACCCGATTGGACACCGCACCAGTGAGTTTAGCAACATATTGGCGGAGGTTACAGAAAACCTCAAATGGCTGCACCAAACTCAAAGCGATGTACTGATGCTGAATGTCAGTGGTACAGGTGCGGCAGAAGCGGGAATAATTAATTTTCTCTCATCTGGCGATCGCATTTTAGTTGGCTCTAATGGTAAATTTGGCGAACGCTGGGTAGAAGTTGGTCAAGCATACGGTTTGAATGTAGAAGCAATTACAGCTGAATGGGGTAAGCCTTTAGATCCAGCGTTGTTTGCTGCCAAACTCCAAGCTGATACCGAAAAGCAAATCAAAGCTGTCATTATTACCCATAGTGAAACTTCAACAGGTGTGTTAAATGACTTAGAAACCATCAATCGTCATGTTAAAGAACATGGCGAAGCCTTGATTATTGTTGATGCTGTTACTAGCTTGGGTGCGTTTAATTTACCAGTAGATACTTGGGGTTTGGATATAGTCGCCTCTGGTTCTCAAAAAGGTTACATGATTCCTCCCGGCTTAGGATTTGTTAGTGTCAGTCCTAAAGCTTGGGAAGCCTACAAAACTGCGAAATTACCGAAATATTATTTAGATTTAGGTAAATATCGGAAATCTACAGCCAAAAACACTACTCCTTTCACACCTCCGGTAAATTTAATCATGGCGCTACATGCCACGTTACGGATGATGAGAGAGGAAGGCTTGGAGTCAATATTTGCTCGGCATGAACGGCTGAAGAATGCCACCCGTGCTGCTGTTAAAGGGTTAAATTTACCCTTGTTAGGAGCAGATAGTTGTGCCAGTCCAGCGATTACAGCTGTAGCACCACAAGGTGTTGAAGCGGATAAAATTCGGTCATTGATGAAGAAGCGCTTTGATATTGCCTTAGCAGGTGGTCAAGACCATCTGGCTAATAAAATTTTCCGTATTGGTCACTTGGGCTTTGTCAGCGATCGCGATATTCTCAGCTGCATAGCATCCCTAGAAGTTGCTTTATCTGAACTCGGTTACGAAAACTTCACTCCGGGAGCTGGTGTAGCGGCAGCAACTAGAGTGTTTAGCCAATCATGA
- a CDS encoding DUF192 domain-containing protein — translation MIRWLSLIPILLGILLMGCSMQTTAKPPTPTPSPTSQTAAPTGQTLPISAKAIVPNNTTIQLEVAKTQEQQEKGLMYRPALPDNRGMLFKFPSPQPVRFWMKNVPVPLDMVFLQNGVVMYVETSAPPCTGDPCPTYGPNVPVDTVIELRSGRAAELNLQQGDRVKIEF, via the coding sequence ATGATACGTTGGCTAAGCTTAATTCCAATATTGCTGGGTATTTTGCTCATGGGCTGTTCGATGCAGACAACAGCCAAACCTCCGACACCAACTCCAAGCCCTACCAGTCAAACAGCAGCACCCACAGGACAAACACTACCAATTTCAGCCAAAGCCATTGTTCCTAATAACACAACAATTCAGTTAGAAGTGGCAAAGACTCAAGAACAGCAAGAAAAAGGATTAATGTATCGGCCAGCTTTACCAGATAATCGGGGGATGCTATTTAAGTTTCCCTCTCCACAACCCGTTAGATTTTGGATGAAAAATGTGCCAGTGCCTCTGGATATGGTATTTTTACAAAATGGAGTGGTAATGTATGTAGAAACTTCTGCACCTCCCTGTACTGGAGATCCTTGTCCTACTTATGGGCCTAATGTACCTGTTGATACGGTCATTGAACTGCGATCTGGACGAGCCGCTGAACTAAATTTGCAGCAAGGCGATCGCGTCAAAATTGAATTTTAA